The stretch of DNA GCATAATTTTTTTAATGTAAATATTTATAAGAGTTAGTATATTACATTCCCCACAAATTTATCTCCAGTTTTTTTATGTTAcagaaattcttttttttttctttaaagaACTTTACGATAAAAATTCATTGAcattttatgataagaagttagGCTAAAAACAAATATGTGCAGGTGGTCAATTTTAAAACTATAAATAATATACTAAAAAAGTAAAATACTATATATACCGTGCATTCATTGCACGGGGTCTATGCTAGTATTATTAAAAGATAAAGTAGAAAGTATAACATACCCAAAATGAAAACGTAAACTATTGACTTAAATGCCCAAAAATGAAAAGTTTAAACTATTGACCGGGATGGTGTGAGTACTTATTATTAGGTTCGTGacaaaaaaattcattaaaaaaaCTGGagaaaattataaaatgaaatccgAAATTTTATGGTAAAAAAGTACTTTCATAAAAACACATATTTCGTTAACACAAATTTTCTTTGATTAATTTTCATTTCAAATTtgtttttatttcatatcaaaatacaatggaatGAAATATTAAATGTTAATGAGGTATCGATTTAAATAATACCCtgaaaaataaaaactctatatATACCGTGCATGCATTGCGCGAGTTCTATACTAATGTTACCGTAACGACActgtttaaaaaaaaagtttgctcaataaacaattttttttttcagcagcaactctcctataggaccgtcctatagtaTAGGACGGGCCCAATAGGAGAATTAGCCCAATAAAAGTGAAAACCATATAAGCGTATTAACACTCCCACAAACAGAGGCTACGGACTTTACTCTCCTTCATCGCCACAACGATAGTGCTCCCACCACCTCGGCAATCACCACCGCTACATTATCTCCCTGTCATCGACCCAAATCTTTGAAGCACCAATCAATTAGACGAAATAGAATAAGAACGGCGGCATTGACGGTGGCGCCATTCACCCACAAGTATGGAATTAGATTTTGAAGGTATCATATTTTAGTAAGTTGAAATTGACAACTAATTTGTATTCACATGTTCATATTTTTTATGTTAAAGTTCTGAATTTTCAAGTGAAAATTTAGGGAATtcaaataaaacacaatatttagcacATACCTTTGTCTTATATTCACAGTTTGAAAACTATTGGTTCTTACTTTACAACTTACGGTTTTAGTTTGAAAACTTCATACTTTGCTTTGAAACCAAGTCGTTATTGTAATCTTATTTGGTGCATTTTTAGTTTGATTACTATCAACTTTAGTTTGAATACATATTTTTGGAAAGTAGGAATTCAAGTTCAAGATTATATTAGTTTGAAAACTTAATGTCTTATATTAAGGACTCACTCTCTTAAAATGACTAGCTAGGGTAGACCGAGAGGAGCGGCAGCGGCGTGGAGTAGAATCACCGGCTGATTTTTGATTGGAGACGAGGAGGTGATTTTCTGTTTGAAGAGAAGCCGTTCATGGCTCCATCCAGAAATTTAGATAGTTGGAGCTTTGTATTTTTTGTTGGGATGTACTTGATTTTTTTGGGCTTCTATTTAATGGGCTGGTCTCATGGTATGAGACCGCCTTATTAAACAGTTTGTGTTTTTTCAGGTTGTAAATAAAATTTTCGCTAAATAAACATAAGATAGGACCGAATGAATTGCCAAATGATAGAGATAATAACTCATTTCGTTGGCCCAATTAACACGTACGGAGTACAAGTCACACTACACTCTCTTCTCTTTAGGCTTCTTTTAATAATGGGCCATTTTTTAAAATGGGCCAATTCCGGTGAAGTTGTGTTTTGGCCGATCCGTTGGGTTAGGACTAGGgttgttaatgagacgagacagcttgCGAATAACTCGAGCTCGGCTCGATCAAAGCTCGGTCTTAGCTTGGCTCATGTGAGCTCGAATCGggctcggctcgagagcttaacgagtcaagttGAGCTAACATTGGCTCGGCTCGAAAAATTTGTGAGCAGCTCGAACTTGTGTAATTAGataagatattgctcatattttataaaaatattttgtcatgattatatatttgtatcacaCATATAAAAAATGTCTCATTGATTTTCCAATATTTGTATATTAAATTTTCGAGCCTTGTTATTGAACATATCGAGGGAGAAAAAAACGAAAATTCAACAATTTCTTCCAGCCCGGCCTTTAACCCAATTAAAGAAGTATTTAGTACACGTATCACCTTCCACCATCCATTTCAATTTAGCCCGTTGTTTCCAAAATACCGCTGCCGCTCTCGCAAATTCCCGTACCCTCTCATTCGTTTTAGTATACAAAGAGTCATCTCCTTCCCTAATTGCCAAATCCATTCCCCGTTCCAACTCAATATCGAAATTATCCCAAGTTTGCTTCCATTCTAGTCGTTTATCAAGTGCCCATCTTTTAACATGTTGTCGTACCCTTGAACACTTCCTTGCAACTTGAAAAGACGGAGTTCCCCAAAATTGGAAGCGCCATGCATCCCTAATGATGGAGATACATTCCTCATATGTGAAAACCCGCGCGTCAAGCTTATACGGTTTTTTACTCACATTACGCGTAAGATGAAGGTCCAACTCAATTGGAGCATGATCCAAAAGTTGAATTGGATAATGTTTAATACCCGTATTCGGAAAAAGAGAAAACCAATCCTTCGATCCAAGTGCACGATCAATTCTCTCATAAACCCTCTTTGGTCCTTGCCTATTATTGCACCACGTAAAGCGCGGACCTTTGAATGGTATATCAACTAGTTGATTAGAGATCCTCCATAAATTAAAGTCATAAGCTCCAACAATTGACCTTGTATTCATACTCAACTTATCACATCCAAATTCTACTTGATTAAAATCACCCATAATTAAGAATGGATGATCTAATGTCTTAATACAAACTTCTAAGTCTTCTAAAACCGATTGTCGATCTTGATAAGATGGCGCACCATAAAAAAGCACAATATACCATAAGAGACCATTATACTTTTCAACCAACAAAACGATGAAGTTACTACAAGTCAAAATATGACGAAACTTAGCGTCACTACGCCATCCCACCCAAAGGCCCCCGAGCTACCACAAGCATCCACTCCGACATTATTTATAAAACCAAAAGGCCTAAACAAGGGATTAATACTACTATCATTACACTTGGTCTCTATGAGAAAAACAAAATCATAATACTTAGTACTTAATAACGCTCTAACTTTAGGAATTGTAGGGGCGATCGTATTATTtagacccctacaattccaagTCAATCCAATCATGGGAAAGAAGGAGGTTGTGATGGTCCAACCTCCGCAAAACCTTCATCCTTGCCACCAGCAGATGAATCAGAAGAGAGCTCAATTTCCATATCAGTAACTGCAACTCTAAAAGTCCCCTCACCAAGCCTTTCCTGATCAAACCCAGATTTCATCCCCAAACACTGCTTTTTTGACAGCTGAGCAAGATAACACTTAGCCTTCTCAACAGACCTGAGAGCGTCCCCAGGCACTAAACCCTCATAAACTTCAAAACAACATTTCCTCTTTCTAGCATTAATAAGGACATCCTTATTCTCAGCAGCAAACCCAGAAATATAATAGCAGTCAGCCAAACCCAGCATACTGTCAGAAATACTCGATACCCCTTTGCCATCATCCATACTTGCAATCATCTTTGAGGACGGGACACCATACGATAGAAAATCAAATAGCTTCCCCTTCCCAGAATTATTATCCTCTTTCTTATGAAAAGAACCAGAATTACTTTGTACCAACAGTTCATGAAGTGGCTTCAGCGAGGAAGACCCAACAAGCATCTCCCTCTCCTTGCGAACAATAGCAGCTGGAGTTAAACTCGGATCAACAGTACCAATTGCCCCTGATTCACCAGCCTCCCCAGTCCCCATATCACCCTGACCAGAATCCCCCACAGTCAAACATAACTCAGTGCACACTCTTGGAGCATTAACCTCTGACCCATCCTCTGAAGTCGAAATCAAATTGATAGCAGAACTGTGGTGGAAAACAGACGACCCATCAGACCCATCCCCCATCTGATCCCTAAACACCATCCAGCTACTAGGGTAGGAGTCACTCTCCCCAGTTCCTTCCGCCACTCCTTCAGCTACTTCCACCTCAGAATCAGAACTAACAACAATCACCTCATCACTAGCCTGATGACCCATATCTTCCCCAGCACCCTCACCATCCCCTTCCATCCCTTGGTTGCCCTCATTAGGATAATGATAAATGATGGGAATCCCACCAGGTGGGGGGTCAAAGGTTTGGTTATAACCCCGTTGATCATCATCCATTCTCGCCCACTCAACATCCCCCTCCACACGATTCATGATTGCCTCCTGGATTCTCAAGTCACGATCTAAGCCCCCCCTACGATTTCCAAACCCCGCACAGTAGAAAATATGTTTCATGAGTCTTTCCATGCCATTTATAACCCTGTGTCACAGATTGATAATGATACCAGAACTGGAGTACGAAATGAATTCCTAAACAGTTTCACAAAATCTGTTTCTAGTGATGATGGTGATATGCTGAATCGACCATTCACCGCTAAGGAAGTTAGAACCGCTGTTTTCCAAATGGGAGCTTTAAAGTCACCTGGTCCAGATGGAATTCCTGCAATTTTCTTTCAAAAGTGTTGGTACATTGTTAAGAAAGATGTTACTAAGGCGGCCTTGTCTGTCCTTAATTCGGGTTTGGTGCTAACGGAACTTAATAGGACTTTTATTACTTTGGTACCAAAAAATGATAATCCGGAAGGTGTGGGTGACTATCGTCCGATTAGCTTATGTAACTTCTTTATGAGAATTGTCTCGAAATGTATTGCAAACCGTTTGGGTAAGGTGATGCGATACTTGGTTGGAGAATTTCAAAATGCCTTTGTGCCGGGAAGACAGATTTCAGACAATATTTTACTGGCACATGAGGCGCTTCATAAAATAAACACACATAAGAAAGGAAAATATGGTCGATTTGCTTTTAAAGCTGATATGAGTAAAGCATATGACCGGGTGGATTGGGATTTTCTTCAAGCTGTCTTGATTAAGGTGGGGCTCCCTGAGCGTTTAGTGCGGTTAATTATGAATTGTGTAAGGACGGTTTCATATCAGGTTCTTTTTAATGGGAAACCGTTAAGGCTTTTTAATCCAACATGTGGCTTAAGACAAGGAGACCCTTTATCTCCTTATCTTTTTGTGCTTTGTATGGAAGCTTTATCGTGTAAATTGGAGCGTGCTATGCTTGATGGGTCGCTTAAAGAAATTTGCTTGTGCCGTGAAGAAAGCGCTTTGACTCATTTATTCTTTGCGGATGATGCTATCTTCTTTCTTCAGGATCAAGGTGACTCGTCAACTACCTTAAGACAGATTCTAGAGGCCTATTGCCAAGCATCGGGCCAGGTTATGAATGAAAATAAATCAGGTATCCTCTTTAGTCCAAGTACCACTCTTGGAAGTGCGCGTCGTAGCATTAAAAATCTCAAGATTGCCGGGAATAAAGGACTTGGAAAGTATCTTGGTCTACCCACGGAATTCCTAGGTTCGAAAAGGGAATTGTTTAAAAGCATTATTGATATGGTTATGAAGCGAATCTCTTCTTGGAACGGAATCTTCCTTTCTCAAGCTGGAAGGCTTACCCTAATTAATTTTGTCCTATCGAACATCTCgaattactttctatcggtatttaaaataccggtaagtgtgactaATAAGGTTAATTCTTTattgtcacatttttggtgggccggAAATAGATTGGGAAAACCTATCCATTGGTGCAGCAACAAATTCTTGAGCTTACCAAAAAGTGAAGGAGGACTTGGCATTAGAAACATTGAATGTGTTAATATGGCAATGTTAGGAAAGCTTGGTTGGCGGATCATTTCTGACCAGGATACCTTCTTCATACGTGTGTTCCGGCAGAAATTATTGGGTGGCCGGTTTTTTGGTGGTGTTACAGCTCTGAGGAGTGGGACTAACCTTTCATGGGGCGCCAGAAGTGTTCTACAAGGGTTAGACTTTATTAGGAAACATATAGGGTGGAAACCGGGTTTGGACTCGGATTTAAATGTGTGGACAACATGTTGGACTAATGGCGATTGTCCGGAGCCTAATGTGCGCGTTCTTGATTTAGATCATGTTGGTCTTTACAATCTGCGAATTAAGGATCTGCGGCTGCCGGCTAATGATGCTGCCGGTATGTCATGGAACGAACCTTTAATTAGGACGCTGTTTTCGGAGAAGAGTGCAAACCATATCCTTGCTATTCATATTTGTGCATCACGGGTTGATGATAAGCTTTATTGGCTGCATACTGGTATCGGGGATTATAGTGTCAAGAGTGGGTATGGGGTATTATTCAATGAGTTCATGGAACGACGAGCAACAACTAAAGATAAAACAAGGATTGATGCTGAAATAAGACACTTTTGTAAAAAAACACTGTGGCATCTACCAGGTCCACAAGTATGGAAAATCCTAGTGTGGAGAATCATTACTGATTCACTTTCGACTGGAGTTAATTTTGCAAGGCGTAACCTAGGGAGTGGAAAAGGTTGTCATCTCTGTGATTTTGAGGGGCTAGAAACTATGGAGCATCTCTTTCGCGACTGTCCTGTGTCGCGACGGCTATGGGCCTCGTCGGAATTAGGAATTCGGGTAGAGAATGGAGTACATTTAAGTATTCAAAAATGGATGGTTCAGTGGATTTACTTTTTGGGAAATTTGGATGAGGCAAAGTCGAGAATCATACGGTTCTTGGCTATGGTGTCATGCATTTGGAGTATCCGGAATAGGGTTCTCTTTCAGGGAGTACCATTCCACCCACTAATGTTCTTCAGATTATGGTCAAATGTTGTTGATACGGCGGATAAGGCTCTGAAGGGGAGGAATAAGGAGAAGGAGTGTATGGTGCCGGGGTATGGGAATGACGTCTCCCAGAAGGATGAATGGCTTCAGTGGTCGTGGGAGAGTAAAGCTGTTTGTGTGGTGGGTTCTTTAATGTTGTGCGACCATGTGCGAATCATGGTTGATGCCGGTTGGAAAGACGTCGCTACTGGGGGGCTTGGTTGGGTTGGGTTATCGTCTGTTGGGGAGATTATTTTCTCTGGAAGGAAACGAGTGCTAGTTGAGTCCGCATTGCAGGCTGAAAGTTTGGGGATTAGAGAGGTTCTTTGATGGGCACTTGATCACAACTATCATCACTTGGAGGTTTCTACGGATTGCCTTTCTCTAGTGTCTTTCCAGCTGGACTTGAGAGACCGCATCATCAAGTGGTTGATGTTATTGGGGACATTCAGGAACTTTTCGTGTCCTTTCATTGCTTAGCTTTTAGTTATATTCCTAGGTCCTATAATGTTATGGCACATGGCCTCGCGTGTGGGGCTATGCGTAGTTAGGTATATCTTTCTTTacggctgccaaaaaaaaaaaaaaacaattatacATAGGTTCGAGTTTAGCTCGAGTTTGGTTTGAGCTCGCATTAAAACTCGCAAACTTGATAACGAGCACAGTTTTTCAAGCTCAGGTAAGCTCGAGATCAACTCGAGCTTGAGTTTTACTTTATGAGCACAggccgagcaaggccaagctcgaaCTCAGCACGTTAACACCCCTAGTTAGGACGAAAGGCTTTATAGCGTTTGCTTATCTAATCTCATTCTTGATTATAAAGTTAACGGTGGTTTCATTTCTCCTAAATGATGTTAAAGAAAACATTTAGGCTAATCATTTACCTCAATGAAAAGCACCCGCATAGAAGAGGAGCTTTTTATCGATCATGGACAATTCGATTTACAcgcaaaaaaaaatcaataaacaagaAAGACTATCAcaattatatgtatttttttttttaaaaaaaagagggGGAAACTCCCTTCCTCGactatttttctgtaaaatttcCTCATTTTACATGTAGAATCACGCTCTTTCAGAGTTTCACCTTTCATCATCAAAAACTACTTCCCCTTTGACGCATATGCTTTCCCGTCCCTCACCACCTTCCTTTCCCTCCAATCGTGACAAGTGCACTCTACATAAAGCTTCTCAAAATACAATCTCAATAAATTTAAAATCATACCACTtttgcaaaaacaaaaaaaaattatatatatttcggtggagtctagtggttaaaacttgggtgaaatttcCAGGAGACCTAAGTTCAAGCCTcccaagagcaaaatcttgtggagCATTCTTAGCCTGAGTCCATGTCTTATAGACTTCGAGTCTGTCACCCTCGGGTGGTTTACCTAGTGCGCGCCGGACATTCTTGGCCTGAGTCCGTGCCTTATAGACTTCGAGTCTGTCATCATCGGATGATTTACCCAATGCATGCTGAAGGTAGCGGCTGCAAGTTCACTCGTCACACTcccaaaaaaaatgataaaataacTTGTACATGTATAAACTTAG from Silene latifolia isolate original U9 population chromosome 10, ASM4854445v1, whole genome shotgun sequence encodes:
- the LOC141608369 gene encoding uncharacterized protein LOC141608369, which encodes MFHESFHAIYNPVSQIDNDTRTGVRNEFLNSFTKSVSSDDGDMLNRPFTAKEVRTAVFQMGALKSPGPDGIPAIFFQKCWYIVKKDVTKAALSVLNSGLVLTELNRTFITLVPKNDNPEGVGDYRPISLCNFFMRIVSKCIANRLGKVMRYLVGEFQNAFVPGRQISDNILLAHEALHKINTHKKGKYGRFAFKADMSKAYDRVDWDFLQAVLIKVGLPERLVRLIMNCVRTVSYQVLFNGKPLRLFNPTCGLRQGDPLSPYLFVLCMEALSCKLERAMLDGSLKEICLCREESALTHLFFADDAIFFLQDQGDSSTTLRQILEAYCQASGQVMNENKSGILFSPSTTLGSARRSIKNLKIAGNKGLGKYLGLPTEFLGSKRELFKSIIDMVMKRISSWNGIFLSQAGRLTLINFVLSNISNYFLSVFKIPVSVTNKVNSLLSHFWWAGNRLGKPIHWCSNKFLSLPKSEGGLGIRNIECVNMAMLGKLGWRIISDQDTFFIRVFRQKLLGGRFFGGVTALRSGTNLSWGARSVLQGLDFIRKHIGWKPGLDSDLNVWTTCWTNGDCPEPNVRVLDLDHVGLYNLRIKDLRLPANDAAGMSWNEPLIRTLFSEKSANHILAIHICASRVDDKLYWLHTGIGDYSVKSGYGVLFNEFMERRATTKDKTRIDAEIRHFCKKTLWHLPGPQVWKILVWRIITDSLSTGVNFARRNLGSGKGCHLCDFEGLETMEHLFRDCPVSRRLWASSELGIRVENGVHLSIQKWMVQWIYFLGNLDEAKSRIIRFLAMVSCIWSIRNRVLFQGVPFHPLMFFRLWSNVVDTADKALKGRNKEKECMVPGYGNDVSQKDEWLQWSWESKAVCVVGSLMLCDHVRIMVDAGWKDVATGGLGWVGLSSVGEIIFSGRKRVLVESALQAESLGIREVL
- the LOC141608368 gene encoding uncharacterized protein LOC141608368 is translated as MGDFNQVEFGCDKLSMNTRSIVGAYDFNLWRISNQLVDIPFKGPRFTWCNNRQGPKRVYERIDRALGSKDWFSLFPNTGIKHYPIQLLDHAPIELDLHLTRNVSKKPYKLDARVFTYEECISIIRDAWRFQFWGTPSFQVARKCSRVRQHVKRWALDKRLEWKQTWDNFDIELERGMDLAIREGDDSLYTKTNERVREFARAAAVFWKQRAKLKWMVEGDTCTKYFFNWVKGRAGRNC